In the Phaseolus vulgaris cultivar G19833 chromosome 7, P. vulgaris v2.0, whole genome shotgun sequence genome, one interval contains:
- the LOC137830160 gene encoding ABC transporter B family member 21-like: MGVENDEERKHDDTSTSENRAGTSTNGEREEKSKQKEKPETVPFFKLFAFADSTDILLMVVGTIGAIGNGMGLPIMTLLFGEMIDSFGSNQQNPNVVEAVSKVSLKFVYLAVGSGMAAFLQVTSWMVTGERQAARIRGLYLKTILRQDIAFFDKETSTGEVVGRMSGDTVLIQDAMGEKVGKFLQLMATFVGGFTIAFIKGWLLTCVMMATLPLLVLSGAAMAVIIGKMASRGQTAYAKASHVVEQTIGSIRTVASFTGEKQAVNSYSKFLVDAYRSGVSEGSLAGVGLGTVMLVIFGGYALAVWFGAKMIMEKGYNGGTVINVIISFLTASMSLGQASPSLSAFAAGQAAAYKMFQTIERKPEIDAYDPNGKILEDIQGEIDLRDVYFSYPARPEELIFNGFSLHIASGTTAALVGQSGSGKSTVISLVERFYDPQAGEVLIDGINLKEFQLRWIRGKIGLVSQEPVLFASSIKDNIAYGKEGATIEEIRSASELANAAKFIDKLPQGLNTMVGEHGTQLSGGQKQRIAIARAILKNPRILLLDEATSALDAESERIVQEALDRIMVNRTTVVVAHRLSTVRNADMIAVIHRGKMVENGTHSELLKDPEGAYSQLIRLQEISKETEQNADHVGKSELSSESLRQSSQRKSLQRSISRGSSLGNSSRHSFSVSFGLPTAVNVSDPEHESSMPKEKEVPLHRLASLNKPEIPVLLLGSVAAIINGVILPIFGLLISSAIKTFYEPFDKMKKDSHFWALMFLTLGIVSFFIIPARGYFFSVAGSKLIQRIRLMCFEKVVNREVGWFDEPENSSGSIGARLSADAASVRALVGDALGLLVQNLASAVAGLIIAFVASWQLALIILVLIPLIGVNGYVQMKFMKGFSADAKMMYGEASQVANDAVGSIRTVASFCAEDNVMELYRKKCEGPMKTGIRQGLISGSGFGVSFFLLFCVYATSFYAGARLVDAGKTTFSNVFRVFFALTMAAIGISQSSSFAPDSSKARTATASIFGIIDKKSQIDPSDESGTTLDSVKGEIELRHVNFKYPSRPDVQIFRDLSLTIHSGKTVALVGESGSGKSTVIALLQRFYDPDSGQITLDGIEIRQLQLKWLRQQMGLVSQEPVLFNETIRANIAYGKGGNATEAEITAAAELANAHKFISGLQQGYDTLVGERGTQLSGGQKQRVAIARAIIKSPKILLLDEATSALDAESEKVVQDALEKVMVNRTTVVVAHRLSTIRNADVIAVVKNGVIVEKGKHEALIKVSGGFYASLVQLHTSASTV, translated from the exons ATGGGTGTGGAGAATGATGAAGAGAGGAAGCATGATGACACAAGCACGTCAGAGAATCGTGCAGGAACCAGCACGAATGgggaaagagaagaaaaaagtaaACAGAAAGAAAAACCTGAGACAGTTCCATTTTTCAAGCTGTTCGCTTTCGCAGACTCCACTGACATTCTTTTGATGGTTGTTGGGACTATTGGTGCCATTGGAAATGGGATGGGTTTGCCTATTATGACGTTGCTGTTTGGTGAAATGATTGATAGCTTCGGTAGTAACCAGCAAAATCCTAACGTGGTGGAAGCAGTGTCCAAG GTTTCTCTAAAATTTGTGTACTTGGCAGTGGGATCTGGGATGGCAGCGTTTCTCC AGGTGACTAGCTGGATGGTCACGGGGGAGAGACAGGCAGCACGAATAAGGGGACTGTATTTGAAAACAATTCTGAGACAAGATATTGCTTTCTTCGATAAGGAAACAAGCACTGGGGAGGTGGTAGGGAGGATGTCAGGTGACACAGTTCTCATACAAGATGCCATGGGTGAGAAG GTTGGGAAATTTTTGCAGTTAATGGCAACATTCGTTGGGGGATTTACTATAGCATTTATCAAAGGGTGGCTTCTTACTTGTGTCATGATGGCCACTCTTCCACTTCTAGTTTTGTCGGGAGCTGCTATGGCCGTCATCATAGGCAAGATGGCTTCTCGAGGTCAAACGGCTTATGCAAAAGCTTCACATGTAGTCGAACAGACAATTGGCTCAATAAGAACC GTTGCATCCTTTACTGGGGAAAAGCAAGCAGTAAATAGTTATAGCAAATTTCTTGTGGATGCTTACAGATCAGGAGTGAGTGAAGGTTCCCTGGCTGGAGTGGGCCTAGGAACGGTTATGCTTGTGATTTTTGGTGGTTATGCTTTGGCTGTATGGTTTGGCGCAAAGATGATAATGGAAAAAGGATATAATGGGGGCACGGTGATTAATGTGATTATTTCCTTCCTAACTGCTTCGAT GTCTCTTGGACAAGCATCCCCTAGCCTGAGTGCTTTTGCTGCAGGTCAGGCTGCAGCTTATAAAATGTTCCAGACAATTGAAAGGAAGCCAGAGATAGATGCTTATGATCCAAATGGAAAAATACTAGAAGATATTCAAGGCGAAATAGATTTAAGGGATGTTTATTTCAGTTATCCAGCAAGACCTGAGGAACTGATATTTAATGGATTTTCTCTTCATATAGCTAGTGGTACAACTGCAGCGTTAGTTGGACAAAGTGGTAGTGGAAAGTCCACGGTTATCAGTTTGGTAGAAAGATTCTATGATCCACAGGCTGGTGAAGTTCTTATTGATGGCATAAACCTGAAAGAATTTCAGCTTAGGTGGATCAGAGGAAAAATAGGCCTTGTCAGCCAGGAGCCGGTGTTGTTTGCATCTAGCATTAAGGATAATATTGCTTATGGAAAGGAGGGAGCAACAATTGAAGAGATAAGATCTGCATCTGAACTTGCAAATGCTGCTAAATTCATTGATAAACTTCCACAG GGACTAAACACAATGGTCGGTGAACATGGAACTCAGTTGTCTGGTGGGCAGAAGCAACGCATTGCCATTGCAAGAGCAATCCTAAAAAATCCGAGAATTCTACTTCTGGATGAAGCCACAAGTGCACTTGACGCAGAGTCTGAAAGGATAGTGCAAGAGGCTCTAGACAGGATCATGGTCAACAGAACAACTGTTGTAGTGGCACATCGTTTGAGCACAGTGAGAAATGCTGATATGATTGCTGTCATTCATAGAGGGAAGATGGTTGAGAATG GAACACACTCAGAATTACTGAAGGATCCTGAGGGAGCTTACTCTCAGCTTATACGCCTACAAGAAATAAGCAAGGAGACAGAACAGAATGCAGACCATGTTGGCAAGAGTGAACTTTCTTCTGAATCCCTAAGACAATCTAGTCAAAGGAAATCACTTCAAAGATCTATTAGCAGGGGGTCATCCTTAGGGAATAGTAGCCGTCATTCATTTTCAGTTTCCTTCGGTTTACCCACAGCAGTTAACGTTTCTGATCCTGAACATGAAAGCTCAATGCCCAAAGAAAAAGAGGTTCCACTCCACCGCCTTGCTTCCCTTAACAAGCCAGAGATTCCAGTTCTTCTGCTTGGATCTGTAGCTGCCATAATAAATGGTGTTATACTTCCAATATTTGGCCTGCTGATTTCCAGTGCCATCAAGACATTTTATGAACCGTTTGATAAGATGAAAAAGGACTCCCACTTTTGGGCACTGATGTTTTTGACCCTTGGTATTGTATCATTTTTCATAATTCCTGCGCGAGGATACTTTTTCTCTGTGGCAGGAAGTAAGTTAATCCAACGTATCAGGCTAATGTGTTTCGAGAAGGTTGTCAACAGGGAGGTTGGTTGGTTTGATGAGCCTGAAAACTCGAGTGGTTCAATAGGTGCAAGGCTTTCAGCAGATGCTGCTTCAGTGCGTGCCCTTGTTGGTGATGCCCTGGGACTATTGGTTCAAAATTTAGCGTCTGCAGTAGCAGGTTTAATCATTGCTTTCGTCGCATCTTGGCAGCTGGCACTAATTATTCTTGTCTTGATTCCCTTGATTGGGGTTAATGGATATGTTCAAATGAAATTCATGAAGGGATTCAGTGCAGATGCAAAG ATGATGTACGGAGAAGCAAGCCAAGTTGCTAATGATGCAGTTGGAAGCATAAGAACGGTTGCTTCTTTCTGTGCTGAAGACAATGTTATGGAACTATACAGGAAGAAATGTGAGGGTCCCATGAAAACAGGGATACGGCAAGGGTTGATCAGCGGATCAGGATTTGGGGTTTCATTTTTCTTACTGTTTTGTGTTTATGCAACCAGTTTCTACGCAGGAGCTAGACTTGTTGACGCTGGAAAGACAACCTTCTCAAATGTTTTCCGG GTTTTCTTTGCATTAACTATGGCTGCTATTGGAATTTCCCAATCAAGCTCCTTTGCTCCTGACTCGAGCAAAGCCAGGACAGCTACTGCTTCCATATTTGGAATAATCGATAAGAAGTCACAGATAGACCCGAGTGATGAGTCTGGCACCACATTGGATAGTGTTAAGGGAGAAATTGAGCTTCGTCATGTGAACTTCAAATATCCTTCTAGGCCTGACGTACAGATTTTCCGTGACCTCAGCTTGACCATCCATTCTGGCAAG ACGGTCGCTCTTGTTGGTGAAAGTGGAAGTGGGAAAtccactgtgattgccttgttgCAAAGATTTTATGATCCTGATTCAGGGCAAATTACACTTGATGGGATAGAAATTCGTCAGTTACAGCTCAAGTGGTTAAGACAGCAGATGGGCCTTGTAAGCCAGGAGCCAGTTTTGTTCAATGAAACAATACGTGCCAATATTGCCTATGGAAAAGGAGGCAATGCTACTGAAGCAGAAATCACGGCTGCAGCAGAATTGGCCAATGCCCATAAATTCATTAGTGGCTTACAACAG GGTTATGATACTTTAGTGGGGGAGAGGGGAACCCAATTATCTGGTGGGCAAAAGCAACGTGTAGCCATTGCACGAGCCATAATAAAAAGTCCAAAGATATTACTCCTTGATGAGGCGACGAGTGCCTTGGATGCAGAGTCAGAAAAAGTTGTTCAAGATGCATTAGAGAAAGTCATGGTGAACAGAACCACTGTGGTCGTGGCACATCGTCTATCCACAATAAGAAATGCAGATGTCATTGCTGTTGTCAAAAATGGAGTCATAGTGGAGAAAGGAAAACATGAAGCACTCATTAAGGTCAGTGGTGGATTTTATGCTTCCTTAGTCCAACTTCACACAAGTGCTTCAACAGTATGA